The Candidatus Nitrosocosmicus franklandus genome contains a region encoding:
- the thsB gene encoding thermosome subunit beta, whose amino-acid sequence MSIQTGSAGGMPVLILKEGASETKGKEAQKNNINAAKTVAEIVRTSLGPRGMDKMLVDSLGDVTITNDGATILKEIDVQHPAAKMMVEISKATDNEVGDGTTSVVVLAGALIEKAEELITKNVHPTVIVDGYRKCAVKSIELLNNIAIKVTNNDKEQLMKIAKTSMQTKLVSKESDDLASIVVTAAQQVAETSSSGSTRVDLDDIKVEKKSGGSLKDTKLVKGIVLDKEVVHGGMPKRVEKAKIALINSALEIEKTEFDAKLNITSPEQMKRFLDEENTMLKSMVEKITGTGANVIICQKGIDDIAQHYLAKANVLTVRRVKESDMTKLARATGARVINNLDDLSSKDLGSADLVEERKVETDKWVFVEGCKNPKSVTILIRGGSQRVVDEAERSIHDALMVTKDVLEKPLIVAGGGSPEAYVSGKLREWTSTLTGREQLAAEKFSDALEVIPLTLAENAGMNQIDTLAELRSKQNKGSKWAGIDARNSRIADMSKIEIFEPLSVKEQIIKSATEVASMLLRIDDVIASSKSGGAGGMPPGGGAGGMPPGGMDGMM is encoded by the coding sequence ATGTCAATTCAAACGGGTTCAGCTGGCGGAATGCCTGTATTAATATTAAAGGAAGGAGCTAGTGAAACTAAAGGCAAAGAAGCACAAAAGAATAACATAAATGCTGCAAAAACGGTCGCTGAAATAGTAAGAACTAGTCTGGGTCCAAGAGGAATGGATAAGATGTTAGTTGATTCTCTTGGAGATGTCACTATAACAAATGATGGTGCAACTATACTCAAAGAAATCGATGTTCAACATCCTGCAGCAAAGATGATGGTAGAAATTAGTAAAGCCACTGACAATGAAGTAGGCGACGGAACCACATCAGTAGTAGTATTAGCCGGGGCATTAATTGAGAAAGCAGAAGAGTTAATTACAAAGAATGTGCATCCTACTGTAATAGTTGACGGATACAGAAAATGCGCAGTGAAATCTATAGAATTGTTGAATAACATTGCTATAAAAGTTACAAATAATGACAAGGAACAATTAATGAAAATTGCTAAGACATCAATGCAAACAAAACTGGTTTCAAAAGAATCAGATGATCTTGCAAGCATTGTAGTCACAGCTGCTCAACAAGTTGCTGAAACTTCATCAAGCGGTTCTACCAGAGTAGATTTAGATGATATAAAAGTAGAAAAGAAATCCGGTGGCTCCCTAAAAGATACTAAACTAGTCAAAGGAATCGTATTAGATAAGGAAGTCGTCCACGGAGGGATGCCAAAACGAGTAGAAAAAGCCAAGATCGCATTAATCAATTCAGCTTTGGAAATTGAAAAAACCGAATTCGATGCCAAATTGAATATTACATCACCAGAACAAATGAAAAGGTTCTTGGACGAAGAAAATACAATGTTAAAGTCAATGGTCGAAAAAATAACTGGAACAGGAGCAAATGTCATAATTTGTCAAAAAGGAATTGATGATATAGCTCAACACTATTTGGCTAAAGCTAATGTTTTGACCGTCAGACGTGTAAAAGAAAGTGACATGACGAAGCTAGCCAGAGCTACTGGAGCTAGAGTTATTAATAATCTAGATGATTTATCTTCAAAGGATCTAGGCTCAGCTGATCTGGTTGAAGAAAGGAAAGTAGAAACCGATAAGTGGGTTTTTGTCGAAGGATGTAAGAATCCAAAGTCCGTAACAATTTTAATCCGTGGTGGGTCTCAGAGGGTAGTGGATGAAGCAGAGCGATCTATCCATGATGCTTTAATGGTGACGAAGGATGTTTTGGAAAAACCATTGATTGTTGCAGGCGGCGGATCACCTGAGGCTTATGTATCTGGAAAGTTAAGAGAATGGACTAGTACATTGACAGGCAGGGAACAATTGGCAGCAGAGAAATTCAGCGATGCACTTGAAGTTATCCCGCTGACGTTGGCAGAGAATGCTGGAATGAATCAGATTGACACTCTGGCCGAACTTCGCTCTAAACAGAACAAAGGATCAAAATGGGCTGGCATTGATGCAAGGAATTCTAGAATTGCTGATATGTCTAAGATAGAAATTTTCGAGCCCTTGTCTGTAAAAGAACAAATAATTAAATCTGCAACGGAAGTGGCTTCCATGTTACTGAGAATTGACGATGTGATCGCATCAAGCAAATCCGGAGGAGCTGGTGGTATGCCTCCAGGAGGAGGAGCTGGTGGTATGCCTCCGGGTGGAATGGATGGAATGATGTAA
- a CDS encoding 50S ribosomal protein L11 has product MGEKKVVNALVSGGEASAGPPLGPALGPLGINILQVVNTINEKTKDFPGMKVPVKVEVDSETKQFLVEVGVPPTAALIFKESGITKGSGAAGTNFVGNISMESIVKISKMKLDVSYAQTTKSSAKEVVGTCLSLGVKVEDKVANEIYDDINSGKYDSLFD; this is encoded by the coding sequence ATGGGCGAAAAGAAAGTAGTAAATGCGTTGGTTAGTGGAGGAGAAGCAAGTGCAGGACCCCCATTAGGACCGGCTCTTGGACCTTTAGGGATTAATATTCTTCAGGTTGTTAATACTATCAATGAAAAAACTAAAGATTTTCCTGGCATGAAAGTTCCTGTTAAAGTTGAAGTTGATTCTGAGACAAAACAATTCTTAGTCGAGGTGGGCGTACCACCAACAGCAGCCTTGATTTTTAAGGAATCTGGGATTACCAAAGGTTCAGGGGCTGCAGGTACTAATTTTGTAGGAAATATTTCAATGGAGAGCATTGTGAAGATATCAAAAATGAAACTGGACGTATCTTATGCACAAACAACAAAATCATCCGCGAAGGAGGTTGTCGGGACATGTCTTAGCCTGGGTGTTAAGGTAGAAGACAAAGTAGCAAATGAGATATATGATGATATCAACTCGGGAAAATATGACTCTCTTTTTGATTAA
- a CDS encoding transcription elongation factor Spt5: protein MPKDLQYDEEDLDIADLENEIDGDDNAFPDVNGSEPEVLNRSKMEKQQSRAKDNTNNNKTSTKSSKKNKIDHNDGKSVDSKDSQTTIKIENDSENLLSESDDDSKFFVVRVGGGQESMIASMLQTRLNTKKIEGIYSVLFLENFKGYMIVEAIDSNVAYEALHGIRYIRGQIRGELPFKDLEGYLIKKPVVTELTIDDTVEIIAGPFKSMKAKITRVDYEKQEATVVLLDSPYQIPVTVDANYLKKTL, encoded by the coding sequence ATGCCTAAAGACCTCCAATATGACGAAGAAGATTTGGATATAGCGGATTTGGAAAATGAGATTGATGGTGATGACAATGCTTTTCCTGATGTAAATGGCTCCGAGCCAGAAGTTTTGAATCGGTCAAAGATGGAAAAACAACAAAGTCGAGCAAAAGATAATACCAATAACAATAAAACCAGTACAAAATCGAGCAAGAAAAATAAGATTGATCATAACGATGGAAAGTCAGTTGATTCAAAAGACTCTCAAACGACCATAAAAATAGAAAATGATTCTGAGAACTTGTTAAGTGAAAGTGATGACGATTCTAAATTTTTCGTTGTCCGAGTAGGCGGGGGTCAAGAAAGCATGATTGCATCGATGCTCCAAACCAGGCTCAATACTAAGAAGATTGAGGGAATTTATTCTGTGTTATTCCTTGAAAATTTTAAAGGCTATATGATAGTTGAAGCAATCGATTCTAATGTGGCATATGAGGCGTTGCATGGGATACGATATATCAGAGGCCAGATCAGAGGAGAACTACCTTTCAAAGATTTGGAAGGTTACCTTATAAAGAAACCAGTTGTAACTGAATTGACGATAGATGATACCGTTGAAATTATCGCTGGACCTTTCAAATCTATGAAAGCCAAGATAACTAGAGTTGATTATGAAAAACAGGAAGCAACAGTAGTTTTGTTGGATTCACCCTATCAAATTCCTGTGACGGTAGATGCAAATTATCTAAAAAAGACTTTATAG
- a CDS encoding D-aminoacyl-tRNA deacylase has protein sequence MKYILISSSKDPASLTMQEYLIEFEGFNQSKFVPFYPRYSDNIDKKTNDKDHGPKELVRIVKSNKYENIDLLIFDHELISLTNFDRLFSEKCLLIFLSKHASKSKTPALTSHFTGNFSSDNTLGGNPFELGMTYPTFQKQYMKNLADMKEDLREYDLTVEATHHGPTSSSNPLIFVEIGSTEKEWNNRLTASSICKCVLQTIEKINNNNRPKEKSKIAIGIGGNHYPRKFNELISSSEVAFASIVSKYNLKYIDGEMLKQMKLRSIEQVTDVYFDKQISEAEKRRLMSISESEGLVTNMA, from the coding sequence ATGAAGTACATTTTAATATCTTCCTCTAAAGACCCGGCTAGTCTTACTATGCAAGAATATCTGATCGAGTTTGAGGGTTTCAATCAGTCAAAATTTGTACCTTTTTATCCAAGATATTCGGATAATATAGATAAAAAGACAAATGACAAAGATCACGGTCCCAAAGAATTAGTTAGAATTGTTAAATCAAATAAATACGAGAATATCGATTTATTAATTTTCGATCATGAACTGATTAGCCTTACAAATTTTGATAGATTATTTAGTGAAAAATGTCTTTTAATATTTCTATCTAAACATGCTTCAAAGAGCAAAACCCCCGCGCTAACTTCACACTTTACCGGGAATTTTTCCAGCGATAATACTCTTGGTGGAAATCCTTTTGAGTTGGGAATGACATATCCCACCTTTCAAAAACAATATATGAAAAATCTCGCTGATATGAAAGAAGATTTGCGCGAGTATGACTTGACTGTAGAAGCGACACATCATGGCCCTACATCTTCTAGCAACCCGCTCATATTCGTAGAAATAGGATCTACAGAAAAAGAATGGAATAATAGATTAACCGCCTCTTCTATCTGCAAGTGCGTATTACAGACAATAGAAAAAATCAACAATAACAACCGCCCCAAAGAAAAATCAAAGATCGCAATTGGAATTGGTGGAAATCACTATCCCCGAAAGTTTAATGAATTGATATCATCATCAGAGGTAGCATTTGCCTCTATTGTAAGTAAGTACAATTTGAAATACATTGATGGAGAAATGTTAAAACAGATGAAATTGAGGTCGATTGAACAAGTTACAGATGTTTATTTTGACAAACAAATATCAGAGGCTGAAAAGAGACGTTTGATGTCAATCTCAGAATCTGAAGGTCTAGTAACAAATATGGCATAG
- a CDS encoding NUDIX domain-containing protein codes for MTIKNKTIVVTSILGNDNEILILHRNSTTKSMQNKWAGISGYLEPSEDLLSRALVEIYEETRIQKHQIIMDKILDPISVEIIPDMILLIQPFYFFTSSRKVILNWEHTEYHWINSYEIDNYEFVPKFKELLEICFSRF; via the coding sequence TTGACCATCAAGAATAAAACTATAGTTGTCACATCTATTTTAGGAAACGATAACGAAATTCTGATTTTACATCGTAATTCGACTACCAAGTCGATGCAAAATAAATGGGCCGGCATAAGCGGATATCTTGAACCTAGTGAGGATTTGCTTTCACGAGCACTCGTTGAAATCTACGAAGAAACAAGAATACAAAAACATCAAATAATTATGGACAAAATATTAGATCCGATTTCTGTAGAAATCATACCTGATATGATTCTACTGATTCAACCATTTTATTTTTTCACCTCTTCACGAAAAGTGATTCTAAATTGGGAGCATACAGAATATCACTGGATAAATTCATATGAAATAGACAATTATGAATTCGTTCCAAAGTTCAAGGAACTTTTGGAAATTTGTTTTAGTAGATTTTGA
- a CDS encoding 50S ribosomal protein L19e yields MVVNIHKKRELASRILGVGINRVRFEPDKLDDVADSITRENIRALINNGSIWTATVKGTSRGRTRARAETKKKHGTGPGSKKGKKTARVGKKEVYVIKVRSMRKHLKILKERKDITNEQFWALYKKVNGAQVRSLSHLRDLVKIAKSH; encoded by the coding sequence TTGGTTGTTAATATACACAAAAAGAGGGAATTAGCATCTCGTATCCTTGGCGTTGGAATTAATAGGGTCAGATTTGAACCCGATAAATTAGATGATGTCGCTGATTCGATTACCAGAGAAAATATTCGAGCTCTGATAAATAATGGTTCAATTTGGACTGCTACAGTCAAAGGAACCTCAAGAGGGAGAACAAGAGCAAGAGCAGAAACCAAAAAGAAACATGGAACGGGTCCTGGTTCAAAAAAAGGTAAAAAGACCGCGAGGGTTGGCAAGAAGGAAGTTTACGTAATAAAGGTCCGCTCTATGCGCAAGCATCTGAAAATATTAAAAGAGCGTAAAGATATTACTAATGAACAGTTCTGGGCTTTATATAAAAAGGTAAATGGAGCTCAGGTCCGTTCTTTGTCTCACCTCAGGGATTTAGTGAAAATAGCAAAGTCGCACTAA
- a CDS encoding 50S ribosomal protein L32e translates to MVINSDLLEQRKKISQHRPKFRRQESWRYKRLAENWRKPKGIDNKMRLQVSGVPALVKIGYRGPKSSRGLHPSGYVDNLVYNVNDLLKLNKDRDAARIAHTVGKKKRLEIISKAESIGIKVLNGKKPESNPSKSESISLKQENN, encoded by the coding sequence ATGGTAATTAACAGTGATCTCCTAGAGCAGCGTAAAAAAATTTCACAACATAGACCGAAATTTAGGAGACAAGAAAGTTGGAGATATAAAAGACTAGCGGAGAACTGGAGAAAACCAAAGGGAATAGACAATAAAATGCGACTCCAAGTATCGGGTGTACCTGCTCTTGTAAAAATCGGTTACCGAGGACCCAAGTCTTCTAGAGGTTTACATCCATCTGGATATGTTGATAATTTAGTTTATAACGTTAATGATCTATTGAAATTGAACAAGGATAGGGATGCTGCACGTATCGCACACACTGTAGGGAAAAAGAAAAGATTGGAGATAATATCAAAGGCTGAATCGATTGGAATTAAGGTTCTTAATGGAAAAAAACCTGAATCAAACCCATCAAAGTCAGAGAGCATAAGTTTGAAACAGGAGAACAACTAG
- a CDS encoding superoxide dismutase, protein MTKYELPPLPYSFDALEPHIDAKTMEIHYTKHHQTYTNNLNAALEKCSDEIQNKDIVEILSNLDIVPAEVRGAINFNGGGFDNHRIFWSNMTPNGGGEPQGSIAEAINSTFGSFSSFKEKFTTSTVGIQGSGWGWLVFDPENNKVDYKSMPNQTSPRTEGLIPLLGCDVWEHAYYLKYQNKRPDYVNAWWNLINWKDVNERYEKARNS, encoded by the coding sequence ATGACTAAATATGAATTACCACCACTTCCCTATAGTTTTGATGCGTTAGAACCTCACATTGATGCAAAAACAATGGAGATCCACTATACCAAACATCATCAGACATACACAAATAATTTGAATGCAGCTCTTGAAAAGTGCTCTGATGAAATTCAGAATAAGGATATTGTAGAGATACTCTCCAATCTGGACATAGTACCAGCGGAGGTTAGGGGTGCAATTAACTTCAACGGAGGCGGATTTGATAATCACAGAATTTTTTGGAGCAATATGACTCCAAATGGTGGCGGAGAACCTCAGGGATCTATTGCAGAAGCCATTAACAGCACATTTGGTAGCTTCTCAAGCTTTAAAGAAAAGTTTACGACAAGTACGGTAGGAATTCAAGGTAGCGGCTGGGGATGGCTAGTATTTGATCCCGAAAATAACAAGGTTGATTACAAATCAATGCCAAACCAAACGAGTCCAAGAACGGAAGGCTTGATACCTCTATTAGGATGTGATGTATGGGAACATGCGTATTACTTGAAATACCAAAACAAGAGACCAGATTATGTCAATGCATGGTGGAATTTAATTAACTGGAAAGATGTTAACGAAAGGTACGAAAAAGCACGAAATAGTTAG
- a CDS encoding YkgJ family cysteine cluster protein, which translates to MSPINREYEKSDRVLMALENLSKDWPIDPLVRDIHLGLRSDVMDYHLKINQVTYHIPYISETSDFLVWNCLWPDCHNCCEKQGRLPLTIKDVSAISKHLGYSDRSEFLKKETYVTTWKNSTASSQKGSQLITTLTMLNLKRRETEREEDNGKPITCRFLDEDGCCSINSSKPGVCWLYPFYSWSQNENNKLSVHASYQLTGDCPGFFLTKSLEDYIPLLKKYSEIIYSYTMNINSTIREGFARIDITE; encoded by the coding sequence ATGAGCCCTATTAATAGGGAATATGAAAAATCTGATAGAGTTTTGATGGCACTGGAGAATCTCTCAAAGGATTGGCCGATTGATCCTTTAGTTCGTGATATACATCTTGGACTTCGATCCGATGTTATGGATTACCACCTTAAGATAAATCAGGTTACATATCATATCCCTTATATATCGGAGACGTCTGACTTTTTGGTTTGGAATTGTCTCTGGCCCGACTGTCATAATTGCTGTGAAAAACAAGGTAGATTGCCTCTAACAATTAAAGACGTTTCTGCGATTTCAAAGCATCTGGGTTACTCTGATCGTTCTGAATTCTTAAAAAAAGAGACCTATGTTACTACATGGAAAAATTCAACAGCTTCTTCCCAAAAAGGATCACAGCTAATCACTACACTTACAATGCTCAACCTTAAAAGGCGAGAAACCGAAAGAGAAGAAGACAATGGAAAGCCTATAACTTGTCGCTTCTTGGATGAGGATGGATGTTGTAGTATTAATTCTTCAAAACCCGGCGTATGCTGGCTCTATCCATTTTATTCTTGGAGTCAGAATGAAAACAACAAATTATCTGTTCATGCATCATATCAGCTTACAGGTGATTGTCCTGGGTTTTTTTTAACTAAATCATTGGAAGATTACATTCCTCTATTGAAAAAATATTCAGAAATTATCTATAGTTATACTATGAATATAAATAGTACTATACGTGAAGGGTTTGCACGAATAGACATTACTGAATAA
- the pckA gene encoding phosphoenolpyruvate carboxykinase (ATP): MDFTINEGRRNLSVPLLVEAALLNNEGQLSSTGALSVRTGKFTGRSPDDKFIVRDEITANTVDWGKINHPISEENFDRILSRMTTFISENKLGDSLYTFDGYVGADRSLQLPIRVITDKAWHCLFSTQIFIKATRTELIDFKPEFTLISLNDFASIPELEGTNSDTFIIINFKKKLILMGSTSYAGEIKKSMFSVMNFLLPQKGIFPMHCSTNLGKDGRSALFFGLSGTGKTTLSADENRRLVGDDEHGWSHSGVFNFEGGCYAKCVNLSKEKEPQIWNAIKFGSVMENVVIDSASREPDFSDGSLTENTRVVYPLDYIPGAVIPSVCGHPSVVIFLTADAFGVLPPVSKLSKEGAMYHFMSGYTSKLAGTERGITEPKETFSQCFGAPFMPLKASCYAELLGEKISEHNSKVYLINTGWSGGPYGIGKRIDLKFTRLMVSAAIKGSLEDSSYETHDIFNLQYPTTCPGVPSHMLNPRNTWHDKDQYDFSAKRLARLFINNFKKFEPISKEIVAAGPRLD, from the coding sequence ATGGATTTCACAATTAATGAGGGGAGAAGAAACTTGTCTGTTCCCCTATTAGTTGAAGCTGCGCTTTTAAATAATGAGGGGCAATTGTCTAGTACTGGAGCTTTGTCTGTTCGAACGGGCAAATTCACCGGTAGATCACCTGATGATAAATTCATTGTCAGAGATGAGATAACTGCTAATACTGTAGATTGGGGTAAGATTAATCATCCAATTTCCGAAGAAAATTTTGATCGTATACTTTCTAGGATGACAACTTTTATCTCTGAAAATAAACTAGGGGACTCCCTATACACATTTGACGGATATGTAGGTGCAGATAGATCCTTGCAATTGCCAATAAGAGTGATTACAGATAAAGCTTGGCATTGCCTATTTTCTACCCAGATATTCATAAAAGCAACTCGTACTGAATTGATTGATTTTAAACCTGAGTTTACCCTCATATCCTTAAATGACTTTGCCTCGATTCCTGAATTAGAAGGGACTAATTCTGATACTTTCATCATTATCAATTTTAAAAAGAAATTGATATTGATGGGTTCAACTTCTTATGCTGGCGAAATCAAAAAATCAATGTTTTCTGTCATGAACTTTTTATTACCTCAGAAGGGAATATTCCCAATGCACTGTTCTACAAATTTAGGTAAAGATGGAAGATCTGCTTTGTTTTTTGGTTTATCAGGAACTGGAAAAACCACCTTATCTGCAGATGAAAACCGTCGATTAGTAGGAGATGATGAGCATGGTTGGTCCCATTCTGGAGTTTTTAACTTTGAAGGTGGTTGCTATGCTAAATGTGTCAATTTAAGTAAGGAAAAAGAACCACAAATATGGAATGCAATAAAGTTCGGTTCGGTTATGGAGAATGTAGTTATTGACTCAGCATCTAGGGAACCTGATTTTTCGGACGGTAGTCTGACTGAAAATACACGTGTTGTCTATCCATTGGATTACATTCCCGGAGCTGTTATCCCAAGTGTTTGTGGACATCCATCTGTCGTTATCTTTCTTACTGCCGATGCCTTTGGAGTACTTCCTCCAGTATCAAAGTTGTCTAAGGAGGGAGCAATGTATCATTTTATGTCTGGTTATACCAGCAAGTTAGCAGGAACAGAAAGAGGCATTACCGAACCTAAGGAAACTTTTTCTCAATGTTTTGGTGCTCCATTTATGCCGTTGAAGGCTTCATGTTATGCTGAGTTGTTAGGTGAAAAGATCAGTGAGCATAATTCTAAAGTTTACCTAATAAACACTGGATGGTCGGGCGGTCCTTATGGAATAGGCAAAAGGATCGATCTCAAGTTCACTCGATTAATGGTTTCAGCAGCAATAAAGGGTAGTTTGGAAGACAGTTCATACGAGACACATGATATTTTTAACTTGCAGTATCCTACGACATGCCCGGGAGTTCCTTCTCATATGTTGAACCCCAGAAATACTTGGCATGATAAAGACCAATATGATTTCTCTGCAAAAAGGCTTGCAAGATTGTTTATCAACAATTTCAAAAAATTTGAACCAATATCAAAAGAAATAGTTGCTGCAGGTCCACGTTTGGATTAG
- a CDS encoding SAM-dependent methyltransferase, producing MKIDEFIATLPSNIISGESVKIPDDFIRRMFALSNLNDNDVFYHLGIGNNPSSLIIAKREFNVKRAVGIDVDATIINEISSKTSEIKDIFLVKTDVTKYSLSEATVVFSWFTDERINNVLIEKYESELPNGSRILSIWSPPGLYIPDKVDFPIILCKKPFSCGTDIKDQLRSIYKSDCLDFTASWNLADKYIRSFGTVDGSYHRFLNILHSLIIWFNARDLGISCEDDIPPPVKSYVEIMRYFFNIDLSEFLVKK from the coding sequence TTGAAAATCGATGAATTTATTGCAACTTTGCCGAGTAATATTATATCAGGTGAGAGCGTTAAAATTCCTGACGACTTTATTCGTCGAATGTTCGCTCTATCTAATCTTAATGATAATGATGTATTCTATCATCTAGGAATTGGGAACAATCCTTCTTCTCTTATTATTGCCAAAAGGGAGTTCAATGTAAAGAGGGCCGTAGGGATTGACGTGGATGCGACTATTATAAACGAAATTTCCTCAAAGACTAGTGAAATAAAGGATATATTTTTGGTCAAGACTGATGTTACCAAGTACTCGCTTTCAGAAGCTACAGTTGTATTCTCCTGGTTCACAGACGAAAGAATTAATAATGTTTTGATCGAAAAATATGAATCTGAACTACCTAATGGGTCTCGGATACTTTCTATTTGGTCCCCGCCTGGACTTTATATACCAGATAAAGTTGATTTCCCGATAATTCTTTGCAAGAAACCGTTCAGTTGTGGTACAGACATAAAGGATCAGCTAAGGTCTATCTACAAGAGTGATTGTTTAGATTTTACTGCATCTTGGAACTTGGCGGACAAATATATTAGATCATTTGGAACCGTAGATGGTTCATATCATAGATTTCTAAATATTTTACATAGTCTCATAATTTGGTTTAATGCAAGAGATCTGGGAATCTCTTGCGAAGATGATATCCCACCACCAGTTAAGAGCTACGTCGAGATTATGAGATATTTTTTTAATATAGATTTAAGCGAATTCTTAGTAAAGAAATAG
- a CDS encoding Rieske (2Fe-2S) protein, translated as MTKFLIDKTSNIPEGMLRNITIGGKEILVLNQRGRYFAINNICSHAGAELHEGTLKNKELTCPWNGAKWNIETGELLWFSKELKNQESYRVIVENNNVFVEI; from the coding sequence ATGACAAAGTTCCTAATAGATAAGACTTCAAATATTCCTGAAGGTATGCTAAGAAATATTACTATTGGAGGTAAAGAGATCTTGGTTCTTAATCAAAGGGGACGTTACTTTGCAATCAACAATATCTGCTCACATGCCGGTGCTGAACTACATGAAGGAACACTTAAAAACAAGGAACTTACATGTCCATGGAATGGTGCAAAATGGAATATAGAGACTGGTGAGCTTTTGTGGTTTTCTAAGGAGTTAAAAAACCAAGAATCGTATCGCGTAATTGTTGAAAATAACAATGTATTTGTTGAGATCTGA
- the argF gene encoding ornithine carbamoyltransferase yields the protein MLIGNVLSLRDLSENEILSLLDLSLFLKNQFKELGSNSKYLNGKILGMIFQKPSTRTRLSFETAMLHLGGHAINLSFNDLQLSRGETIEDTARTLSLYVNVLMARVYAHEDIEKLSKAATIPVINGLSDMFHPCQILADLLTILEYKKRLKGLKLTYIGDGNNICNDLLLGCAKLGIDISVSTPVGFEPLDWIVDIARKESIKNDSGILITSNPKEAITNADVVVTDTHVSIGKENEVDSREKLFFPKYQVNGELVRLARKDYIFMHCLPAKRGKEVSSEVIDGPNSVVWTEAENRLHVQKALLMNQLNAKSLDT from the coding sequence ATGTTGATAGGGAATGTTCTAAGTCTTCGTGATTTGAGTGAAAATGAAATTTTGTCTTTGTTGGATTTGTCTCTATTTTTGAAAAACCAATTTAAAGAATTAGGATCAAATTCCAAATATCTGAATGGAAAAATTCTAGGAATGATTTTTCAAAAGCCCTCGACTAGGACACGATTAAGCTTTGAAACAGCCATGCTTCATTTGGGGGGACATGCCATAAATCTATCATTTAACGACTTGCAATTGTCTCGGGGTGAAACCATAGAGGATACTGCGAGAACTCTTTCTTTATATGTTAACGTGTTAATGGCGAGAGTCTATGCTCATGAAGATATTGAAAAACTATCTAAGGCTGCGACTATACCAGTCATAAACGGATTGTCTGATATGTTTCATCCATGTCAAATTTTGGCGGATCTGTTAACTATACTCGAGTATAAAAAAAGATTGAAGGGCCTAAAGTTAACATACATAGGAGATGGTAACAACATATGTAACGATTTATTATTGGGGTGTGCCAAATTGGGAATAGATATCTCAGTTTCCACTCCGGTGGGGTTTGAGCCCTTGGACTGGATCGTTGACATTGCAAGAAAAGAATCAATTAAGAATGACTCGGGTATATTGATAACATCAAATCCAAAAGAGGCTATTACTAATGCCGATGTAGTAGTCACCGATACACATGTTTCAATCGGAAAGGAAAATGAGGTTGATAGTAGAGAAAAGCTATTCTTTCCAAAGTATCAAGTGAATGGTGAATTGGTCAGGCTAGCAAGGAAAGATTATATTTTCATGCACTGTCTGCCTGCGAAAAGAGGCAAAGAAGTTTCATCTGAGGTAATTGATGGCCCTAATTCTGTTGTCTGGACTGAAGCCGAAAACCGATTACATGTTCAAAAGGCCTTGCTCATGAACCAACTAAATGCCAAAAGTCTTGATACCTAA